One window of the Mycobacterium xenopi genome contains the following:
- a CDS encoding cysteine dioxygenase produces the protein MVLASPAALRTASFPSVSGPTRLRVPDLLHATDRAADNVLSGDYDHLLPSAGVPADDRWFSRIHGDDEIDIWLISWVPGHATELHDHGGSLGALTLLSGSLDEFRWEGDQLRRRRLHAGDQAGFPLGWVHDVVWAPPPVGAPVGPTLSVHAYSPPLTAMSYYEVTERNTLRRRRTELTDRVP, from the coding sequence ATGGTTCTCGCCAGCCCTGCCGCGTTGCGGACAGCCAGCTTCCCGTCGGTTTCCGGCCCCACCCGGTTGCGGGTGCCGGACCTGTTGCATGCCACGGATCGGGCCGCCGACAACGTGCTCAGCGGTGACTACGACCACCTGCTGCCGTCGGCTGGGGTGCCCGCCGACGACCGCTGGTTCAGCCGCATCCATGGTGACGACGAAATCGACATCTGGCTGATCAGCTGGGTGCCCGGGCATGCCACCGAGCTGCACGACCACGGCGGGTCGCTGGGGGCGTTGACGCTGCTGTCCGGGTCTCTCGACGAATTCCGTTGGGAGGGCGACCAATTGCGCCGTCGGCGGCTGCACGCGGGCGATCAAGCCGGGTTCCCGCTGGGCTGGGTGCACGACGTGGTGTGGGCTCCGCCGCCGGTCGGTGCGCCGGTCGGCCCCACCCTGAGCGTGCATGCATACTCGCCCCCGCTGACCGCGATGTCGTACTACGAAGTCACCGAACGCAACACGCTGCGCCGCCGGCGCACCGAATTGACCGACCGCGTGCCATGA
- a CDS encoding rhodanese-like domain-containing protein, with product MTSRIDRMLGRARARLCRLTAEQVPGAMRRGAVLVDIRPQAQRAVEGEIPGALVVERNVLEWRCDPTSDARLPHAVDDDVEWVIICSEGYTSSLAAAALQDLGLRRATDVVGGFRALVDAGVLNDA from the coding sequence ATGACCAGCCGGATAGATCGGATGCTGGGTCGCGCCCGGGCCCGATTGTGCCGGCTTACCGCCGAGCAGGTGCCCGGCGCGATGCGCCGCGGCGCCGTGCTCGTCGACATCCGTCCGCAGGCCCAGCGCGCTGTCGAAGGGGAGATCCCGGGCGCGCTGGTCGTCGAACGCAACGTCCTCGAATGGCGATGTGATCCAACCAGCGACGCCCGGCTGCCCCACGCTGTCGACGACGACGTCGAGTGGGTGATCATCTGCTCGGAGGGCTACACGTCGAGTCTGGCGGCGGCCGCGCTGCAAGACCTCGGTCTACGCCGGGCCACCGATGTGGTCGGCGGCTTTCGGGCGCTGGTGGACGCCGGTGTGCTCAACGATGCGTGA
- a CDS encoding enoyl-CoA hydratase produces the protein MTEKDWATILVERDGRVGTITLNRPQALNALNSQMMNEVTCAATDFDEDPDIGAIIITGSAKAFAAGADIKEMASLTFADVFDADYFATWAKLAAVRTPTIAAVAGHALGGGCELAMMCDLLIAADTAKFGQPEIKLGVLPGMGGSQRLTRAIGKAKAMDLILTGRTIDAAEAERSGLVSRVVPADDLLTEAKAVAATIAQMSLSATRMAKEAVNRAFESTLAEGLLYERRLFHSAFATSDQSEGMAAFIEKRPANFTHR, from the coding sequence ATGACCGAAAAAGACTGGGCAACCATCCTGGTCGAACGCGACGGACGAGTCGGCACCATCACGCTGAACCGGCCGCAGGCGCTCAACGCGCTCAACAGCCAGATGATGAATGAAGTTACTTGTGCGGCAACGGATTTCGACGAAGACCCAGATATCGGCGCGATCATCATCACCGGTTCGGCGAAAGCATTTGCCGCCGGTGCGGATATCAAAGAAATGGCCAGCCTAACGTTCGCCGATGTGTTCGACGCCGACTATTTCGCCACCTGGGCCAAGCTGGCCGCGGTGCGCACCCCCACGATCGCCGCGGTGGCCGGGCACGCACTCGGCGGCGGCTGCGAGCTGGCGATGATGTGTGACCTGCTGATCGCCGCCGACACAGCGAAATTCGGTCAGCCCGAAATCAAGCTCGGCGTGTTGCCCGGCATGGGCGGCTCCCAGCGGTTGACACGGGCCATCGGCAAAGCCAAGGCCATGGACCTCATCCTGACCGGCCGCACCATCGATGCGGCCGAGGCCGAGCGCAGCGGCCTGGTGTCGCGTGTCGTCCCGGCCGACGACTTGCTCACCGAGGCCAAGGCGGTCGCCGCCACCATCGCGCAAATGTCGTTGTCGGCGACCCGAATGGCCAAGGAAGCCGTCAACCGCGCCTTCGAATCCACCCTCGCCGAAGGACTTCTCTACGAACGCCGGCTATTCCATTCAGCTTTCGCGACCAGCGACCAGTCCGAGGGCATGGCGGCGTTCATCGAGAAGCGCCCCGCGAACTTCACGCATCGTTGA
- a CDS encoding enoyl-CoA hydratase/isomerase family protein, giving the protein MTGESDEILTRIDDGVGIVTLNRPKAINSLTQTMVNAFSAVLSEWEHDDAVRSVVLEGAGERGLCAGGDVVAIYHSARADGVAARRFWRDEYLLDAQIGRFAKPYVSLMDGIVMGGGVGVGAHANTRVVTDTTKMAMPEVGIGFIPDVGGTYLLSRAPGSLGLHAALTGAPFSGADAIAMGFADHYVPHAMLGAFTRAIVTDGVEQALADHAVEPPPSSLAAQQDWIDECYAGDTVADIVAALRGHEAAAANDAAELIATRSPIALSVTLEAVRRAAKLDTLEDVLVQDYRVSCAALRSHDLIEGIRAQLIDKDRSPKWSPASLDEVNPADVDAYFAPVDDDLKF; this is encoded by the coding sequence GTGACGGGCGAATCCGACGAGATCTTGACCCGCATCGACGACGGTGTCGGCATCGTGACCCTCAACCGCCCCAAGGCGATCAACTCGCTGACCCAGACCATGGTCAACGCGTTTAGCGCAGTTCTCAGCGAATGGGAACACGACGACGCTGTGCGCAGCGTCGTTCTGGAAGGGGCTGGCGAGCGGGGGTTGTGCGCCGGCGGCGATGTTGTGGCGATCTACCACAGTGCCCGCGCCGATGGCGTTGCGGCACGGCGGTTCTGGCGCGACGAGTACCTGCTCGACGCGCAGATCGGCCGCTTCGCCAAGCCGTATGTGTCGCTGATGGACGGCATCGTGATGGGCGGTGGTGTCGGGGTGGGCGCGCACGCCAACACCCGGGTGGTGACCGACACGACGAAAATGGCGATGCCGGAGGTGGGCATCGGGTTCATTCCCGACGTCGGCGGCACGTACCTGCTGTCGCGGGCGCCGGGATCGCTGGGCCTGCACGCCGCACTGACCGGCGCGCCGTTTTCCGGCGCCGACGCCATCGCAATGGGATTCGCCGACCACTACGTGCCGCACGCCATGCTGGGCGCGTTCACCCGCGCGATCGTCACCGACGGCGTCGAACAGGCGCTCGCCGACCATGCCGTCGAACCACCACCCAGCAGCCTTGCAGCCCAGCAGGATTGGATCGACGAGTGTTATGCCGGCGACACCGTCGCCGACATCGTCGCTGCGCTGCGCGGCCATGAGGCCGCAGCCGCCAACGACGCCGCCGAGCTGATCGCCACCCGCTCGCCCATCGCGCTGTCGGTGACATTGGAGGCGGTGCGCCGCGCGGCAAAACTGGACACGCTCGAGGACGTTTTGGTTCAGGACTACCGGGTGTCGTGCGCTGCGCTGCGCTCGCACGATCTGATCGAAGGCATCCGCGCCCAACTGATCGACAAAGACCGCAGCCCGAAGTGGTCACCCGCGTCGCTCGATGAGGTCAATCCAGCCGACGTTGACGCCTACTTCGCACCCGTCGACGACGATCTGAAGTTCTAG
- a CDS encoding Bax inhibitor-1/YccA family membrane protein, giving the protein MRETSNPVFRSLPKQRGGYAQFGTGAAGAATQYGYQTDPYVAPYDQRTGVSRPLTIDDVVTKTGVTLAVLSAVAIASYFMVAANLAWAAPFTFIGGFGGLALVLIATLGRKQDNPGIVLTYAALEGLFLGAISFVLANIAVSSTSAGALIGQAILGTLGVFFGMLVVYKTGAIRVTPKFTRMIVAGLFGVLALMIGNLVLGMFGVGHGEGLGLRSGGPLAIIFSLVCIGLAAFSFLIDFDAADQMVRAGAPEKAAWGIALGLTVTLVWLYIEILRLLSYLQND; this is encoded by the coding sequence GTGCGGGAGACTAGCAACCCGGTATTTCGTTCCTTGCCGAAGCAGCGGGGCGGATACGCGCAGTTCGGCACTGGCGCTGCCGGCGCCGCAACACAGTACGGGTACCAGACGGACCCCTATGTGGCTCCGTACGACCAGCGGACCGGTGTTTCCCGTCCGCTGACTATTGACGACGTCGTAACCAAGACCGGTGTGACGCTGGCGGTGCTGTCGGCCGTTGCGATTGCTTCGTACTTCATGGTGGCGGCCAACCTTGCATGGGCCGCGCCATTCACCTTCATCGGCGGGTTCGGCGGATTGGCCCTGGTGCTGATCGCCACCCTGGGGCGCAAACAGGACAACCCGGGGATCGTGCTGACCTACGCCGCACTGGAGGGTCTGTTCCTCGGTGCCATCTCGTTTGTGCTGGCCAACATCGCGGTATCGTCCACCAGCGCCGGAGCGCTGATCGGACAGGCGATTCTGGGCACCCTCGGGGTGTTCTTCGGCATGCTTGTGGTTTACAAAACCGGCGCCATCCGGGTCACCCCGAAATTCACCCGCATGATCGTTGCCGGGTTATTCGGCGTGCTGGCCCTGATGATCGGCAACCTCGTTCTGGGAATGTTCGGTGTCGGCCACGGTGAGGGCCTGGGCCTGCGCAGCGGCGGACCATTGGCGATCATCTTCTCGCTGGTCTGCATCGGTCTCGCGGCGTTCAGCTTCCTCATCGACTTCGACGCGGCGGACCAGATGGTGCGCGCCGGGGCGCCGGAAAAGGCCGCGTGGGGCATCGCGCTCGGCTTGACCGTGACCCTGGTCTGGCTCTACATCGAGATCCTGCGTCTGCTCAGTTACCTGCAGAACGACTAG